NNNNNNNNNNNNNNNNNNNNNNNNNNNNNNNNNNNNNNNNNNNNNNNNNNNNNNNNNNNNNNNNNNNNNNNNNNNNNNNNNNNNNNNNNNNNNNNNNNNNNNNNNNNNNNNNNNNNNNNNNNNNNNNNNNNNNNNNNNNNNNNNNNNNNNNNNNNNNNNNNNNNNNNNNNNNNNNNNNNNNNNNNNNNNNNNNNNNNNNNNNNNNNNNNNNNNNNNNNNNNNNNNNNNNNNNNNNNNNNNNNgggggagggggagggggagggggcggcGGCCTCCGGCTCCAGCAGCCTCTACTCTTCAGATCTAACTCCAGGCCGCCCTCGCTGCTCTTGAGCCGGCCCAGCTTCTCGTCCACGCGGCAGCTGCTGCAGCTGCCGGGGCCGCGGCTCCGGCATCAGCGTCATCAGCGTCATCAGCAGCGTCGCCATCATCACCTGCCTAAGACCCCCAACATTCGCACCTTAAcgaacctcctcctcctcctcctctttagAAGTAGGTACATTTTTACCCCCCGCAACGGCGTAAGAAGAACCATGCGCAGCTATGGCCGAACCACCaccattatcatcatcatcaacgtcaacaacgacgacgataacaacaacaacaacaacaacaacaacaacaacaacaacaacaacgacgACAACCACAACCACAACAACTACAACCCAAACCTCCTTCTAGAGCTCGACCTGCTTCACGCCGAACTCAACATCGAGACGACTAGGCTACTGACATCTGATTGATTGGATTTATCACATAGGTATTatatgatgatgacgatgatgatttGGTGATTGTTTTCGTtgttatgatgatgatgacgtggtggtggtggtggtgggggtgtatccttatctctctttctctaccaCTCGTTTCTCCTCACCCACACTTCTCCGAGACGAATATGATGAGAGAAtgaggatgatgatgaggaggatGACAATAATCCCAAAAACCTTAAGTGGTTGCtcggagagaaagaggaaagaaaagaaaaaaagttgaatcatctctctctctccctctccctctccccccttAGAGATATCACCCACCACTCACGTACGGAAAATTACCCACACCCTAAAGAAAACCACTCTGGCTCTACTcaccccaaaaaataaaaaataaaaaataaaaaataaaaaatataaaaaaaaacttttattttaaagggAAGAAAACACCCGAGGGATGTATCGAAAACCCAAAGAAAGAAAGTATAGAAAGCCGAACAACCCGAAACAAACACGAAACGAAAGAGGACACGAAATTACACAACAACAACTAACCAAACACCCACggattaatataaaaatatatatatatgtatatttttcttCGTCGTTGCAAACTCTCGCCACTGTCTCCTcctaccctctctctctctctctctctctctctctctctctctcttcccttggAAACGAAACCAAAGACTCCACTCCCATAAAAGAGACTGTACGtgttctctctatctctttcacttctctctctcgctctctcttacTATGATCCGCACGGTTTCCTACTTCCTCCTCTttagatctctctctttctcacctCTCTCATAACGTACGTGGATCCCATGTGACACACGGTGCGATGTAAAAGTTAATAATAACTTATAagtatgtaaagttttaaataataaatttgtagttAATCATTATATTGTTTAGTCACCCTATGTTCTTACAATAAACTGAGATATAACCGCAAGCTAGCAATCTGAAAGCTATTCATCTAGAATCTTTATGTCTCGTCTATCTATTTAACTTAGGTCGATAATAAATGTGCGACTTTATTTGAACTAAATTATTTAGGTTATATAGAGTTCGCTCTTACCGAGACAATTATAGCAGTTTACTTAGTAGAATGTTCTAAGCACTAACTTATGACCTCTATATAAATAAgtcatttaatttaaacttcTCACGATTACAgtctattatataaataaattatttaatttaaacttcTCACGATGCAAATGTTAGGTGAAACCCAACGTAAGCTAGTGGTccgaatagtaaaaaaaaaataaaaagtcgtAGGAGTACTATTTCAAaatctttaattattattagagAAAAACAGCGTATGAATTGCAAAcagtaatttaaaattaaacctCCGAATACTCACGTAATGTGGTGCGTGGTTCGTGTTCGTTAATGAGGGAGGGGGGAGGTGGGCGGCGCAGCTGCTGATGGAGTGCGCgcgggcggtggcggcgcgcgaCAGCGGGCGGGTGCAGCAGCTGATGTGGATGCTGAACGAGCTGTCGTCGGCGTACGGCGACCCGGAGCAGAAGATCGCGGCCTACTTCCTGCAGGGTCTCTTCGCCCGGCTGACCTCGTCCGGGCCGCGGACGCTGCGCACGCTGTCGTCGGCGGCCGACCGCGCCGCGTCCTTCGAGTCGACGCGGCGCACCGCGCTGCGGTTCCAGGAGCTGAGCCCCTGGTCGTCGTTCGGCCACGTCGCCGCCAACGGCGCCATCCTGGAGGCCTTCCTGGAGGGCGGCGCGCAGCGGCTGCACATCCTCGACCTGAGCAGCACCTTCTGCACGCAGTGGCCGACGCTGCTGGAGGCGCTCGCCACGCGCTCCGCGGACGACACCCCGCACCTCACCATCACCACCGTCGTGCCGCCGGCCCTGCAGCGCGTGATGCGGGAGATCGGCCAGCGGATGGAGAAGTTCGCCCGCCTCATGGGCGTCCCCTTCCGCTTCTCCGCCGTCCACCctcccccctccgccgccgggGGGCTGGCGGAGCTCGACCTCGACTCCCTCGACCTCCGCGGCGACGGCGCCCTCCTCGCCGTCAACTGCGTCGGCGCGCTGCGCGGGGTCTcccccgagagagagagagagagaggaagatcaAAAATAGGTGGAGATATTAGTAGTAGGAGAAAAGGGGaaagagaaaggggaaaaaTTACCCATAAGGAAACCAGACCCAACTATCGCACCAGCGATTTTTATGATAGAAATATTGATATCttcttattgattttttaaattagaaagagataaaaaaaaaaaatatatacaatatgctAACGCCAACGTCTCTTTGTACGCTCATGTACAAATAAACTATTGTCAACGTTgatattaaaatatcacattttgttctttttctaatttttataaaagttttaaaactcagaaaattatattttatatttttatcataaaattcGGTGATATAATAGTTTGATCCGGATTTATACTATAGGTTATTGTGAAGTAAGCAATGTTTTTAAAAGAATACTTCTAACTTTTATTCCTCAAGCTAAAAAGCCAGAAAACTTTCAATAATCTTAGGTACTAATTAAAACATCCtttaattcatattaaatagATCGATGCATGCATGTTTCAACAAGTGAAACGaggcttctttttttattaaacttcAAGCCTACATTATAGATAATAATATCTATAAACTCTTGTATGAGTAGTAGATCGtttataatgcaataataacttatttaacTTCTCTATACAGCTTATTATATAAGTACGTAAGTTTGTATTAAAATTCTGCCTTATATATACGAGATATTGGAAGTAAAGATATCAACTTAAGATTTGTATATAGAATAAAATCAAACAactataatgttttttttttttacttgtcaaATATTGGTTTATTCACTTTATAATCATTTtatattagtaaaataaaaaaatttttttacaatttcgTATTCTTGGATGAGCTAGCGCTATATCTTTGACATATCCTTGATACGtatgtaaaattaattaatgggaaaataaataaatgtatagGGCCTATAGAACGTAGGACTATAGTGGAGCAGTGGATTGGGAGATTATACAGGAGAGGGAGAATAGAATAATACATAGAATAAGATCAAACTAATACGACGACACCTCGTGATTGTTGAAAAAATTCACGGtatattttaagaaatataCAAAGATAAATCAATATCTCAATgtttttcttaatatataaaTTCAGAAATTAGTTGtttgcttgattttttttcccttaccCTGAGCCACAGAAGAAAAGTATTTTCAAACAATCCATCataacttataaaataaaataaaaaaaccttttttaatCTTGAACTTCATATTTAAAGTAAAATctattgtaaaaaaaatgatatttatcTTCAAATCGTTTTATCCTTTATTCTGGGTCaggtttttgtttgttttaggtcaaagaaaaaaaaaaaaaaaacgaagaattattttttttgtttttttttcctttttctttttctttttactttctcctctctcgctctctctctctctattattagCGATAGTACCGTTAGAGAAAGGTTATTATGAAGatgataaaagagagagagagagagagggagagacaaAGAGGGTTGAGCAAAAGGTGAGTGAGCGGGttggaaaaggaaaaagggggagcgaaaaagatagagatagagaggggGGCGAAGGGGGTGTGGGAGGTCAACCGTGCACGCGCTGAAAAGTTTTGGGGCGAGGGAGCGTGCACGCGGGCCGCGCGCGGGAAAGGGCAGAGGGCGGTGAAGTTGATAGATGGCCAGCGCTCCTTAGCAGCGGACGTGGGCCAAGCGGTGCAGTAGGCACGCGGCGTGACTATTCATGTTATAAAATGGCTGATTTAAGCTGGAGAC
This Ananas comosus cultivar F153 unplaced genomic scaffold, ASM154086v1, whole genome shotgun sequence DNA region includes the following protein-coding sequences:
- the LOC109705326 gene encoding protein SHORT-ROOT 1-like yields the protein GGGRWAAQLLMECARAVAARDSGRVQQLMWMLNELSSAYGDPEQKIAAYFLQGLFARLTSSGPRTLRTLSSAADRAASFESTRRTALRFQELSPWSSFGHVAANGAILEAFLEGGAQRLHILDLSSTFCTQWPTLLEALATRSADDTPHLTITTVVPPALQRVMREIGQRMEKFARLMGVPFRFSAVHPPPSAAGGLAELDLDSLDLRGDGALLAVNCVGALRGVSPERERERGRSKIGGDISSRRKGERERGKITHKETRPNYRTSDFYDRNIDIFLLIF